In Lodderomyces elongisporus chromosome 1, complete sequence, a genomic segment contains:
- the RRD1 gene encoding Serine/threonine-protein phosphatase 2A activator 1 encodes MDGKKPTQNPSKKIYDATDLKNFEQSIAFHRLQQILKDIVLAVQGIKIPPGVLDPNIVTRINGNTISSAASFIPVVEPIENFTPHVEQILSILKRLNDIIDETPRFEGPTRFGNIAYRSWHDKVEAELPTLTSEFLKFNDNNNDANGENHSKLIGEATYYLANSFGSKMRLDYGTGHELSFVAFLGGLMHFKFIAPTGLELLTIFSKYYDLARRLILVYNLEPAGSHGVWGLDDHFHLIYILGASQFCEDKFAPSVRTALSKQTILGHRLSNLYVNAVAFIFKLKSGPFHEHSPIISDIHTNVLSWVKVRQGLMKMYMVEVFGKFPVIQHFWFGEYLYPWKHAQTKLALPVIQRDREDGEEEKEEDREREEREKLFDPTRSAGVIKAMKMPTKSKSNIPMTAAPWANSNRFRDSPFTKR; translated from the coding sequence ATGGATGGAAAAAAGCCAACTCAAAACCCCTCAAAGAAAATTTACGATGCAAcagatttgaaaaactttgaaCAGTCCATCGCCTTTCACAGACTCCAACAAATACTCAAGGATATAGTACTTGCAGTTCAAGGGATCAAGATACCACCAGGTGTATTAGACCCAAATATTGTTACTCGAATCAATGGCAATACAATCTCATCAGCTGCCCTGTTTATCCCCGTAGTTGAACCAATTGAAAACTTCACGCCTCATGTTGAGCAGATATTAAGCATATTAAAGCGACTAAACGACATTATTGATGAAACTCCACGGTTTGAAGGACCCACCAGGTTTGGTAATATTGCTTACAGAAGTTGGCATGATAAAGTTGAAGCTGAATTGCCAACTTTGACCTCAGAATTTCTAAAGTTTAACgacaacaataatgatgCTAATGGGGAAAACCATTCAAAACTTATAGGCGAAGCCACATATTACCTAGCAAACTCATTTGGATCCAAGATGCGGCTAGATTACGGTACTGGTCACGAATTGTCATTTGTCGCATTTCTTGGTGGACTTATGCATTTCAAATTTATTGCTCCAACAGGTTTAGAGCTCTTGacaattttttccaaatattACGACTTGGCTCGTCGATTAATTCTTGTTTACAATTTGGAACCTGCAGGCTCGCATGGAGTTTGGGGCTTAGATGATCACTTCCATTTGATTTATATACTTGGAGCATCACAATTTTGCGAAGACAAATTTGCCCCCTCAGTGCGTACTGCATtaagcaaacaaacaatctTGGGTCATAGGTTGAGCAATCTTTACGTTAATGCAGTTGCATTTAtcttcaaactcaaaagtGGACCTTTTCATGAGCATAGTCCAATAATTAGTGATATACACACAAATGTCTTGCTGTGGGTAAAAGTACGTCAAGGACTAAtgaaaatgtatatggttGAAGTGTTTGGAAAATTCCCAGTCATTCAGCATTTCTGGTTTGGTGAATATTTATACCCATGGAAGCATgcacaaacaaaattagCTTTGCCGGTTATACAAAGAGATAGGGAGGACGgtgaagaggaaaaggaagaggatagagaaagagaagagaggGAAAAATTATTCGATCCAACAAGATCCGCAGGGGTGATAAAGGCAATGAAAATGCCAACAAAAAGCAAGAGCAACATACCAATGACTGCCGCACCATGGGCCAATTCCAATAGATTTCGCGATTCTCCTTTTACAAAGCGTTGA
- a CDS encoding uncharacterized protein (BUSCO:EOG09260274), giving the protein MEEEFTGNLGYNGLESSFNYFTFPPDVSTIANSELVVIFKSLAKKDSKTKEKALNELLVYIGEHDNQNYFDDSAIICWVKQYPKIAIDNEKSVRLLAHQVQGAFLKGLGKAYSRFLKSTMPIWLMGIYDQDKSVSSGAYKSLLDSFSGDASKVEKTWQVFQEPLVNLIGSVVTVESPETLADARYTSESDMQIKYDRVLSASILLLLKVLSGKPSSVDAILQSDTMWKKLSSSASGESMNLSLFRTILTLIAKLFTISSDKTSSDIDSVAVDSIADLNSVYKKVCKAILKVKFGADVQSIVYSTVIISFWHALFILTRYGFEHKTKKNLWEIGSKASSRLQDYIELGPCDSDPSYYTLIIRLFTDMKKYEIKIIEDLGTTCVKSLLHPYNRLRDTFKPVCLDAALQLIEVFGISNTSLVKEIANNAVLGLSNAKRENTRIEFTSIFKNHGDLLTEAIKSIAGDVTHQILHLNLNSNTNGNENANGSEMAVPPLETPTSLIIALLTVCNILNLNQVSNELVDAVVANNKIQQSKVSTIVTAYVETNENVTPAVEQYISKISEIIGQDASENSIYLLKATQQSQNLNNESQMTDLINESFNQLTLCQPQLRNNFIRIMNVDMDKDSYPRIYEYVKENTAERIDNKYVDRIFELGDEEILQNLIKDLNESSMSLFLTSASKQEYLDRIINLKINNVLHSAWTNLSKPFLQSLSKYGDVYFESLLNFIRDNSLQTNWKKLVDLVETSPFLYDRFEQELRKSINKLSVNEVSISNALGSAIYISKHGSASLEKELVSLARFVVILYQQRENTQEQDSVGENSRKWRKLSLIASEYISDYLFTQSLDFKDENALFETLKLRPDFQISLCELAEKFVTIEEGMANDLDLFEFYYARSLAKAIENACENANLTAFESLNINYQKLVKQPFKFVALVTGTRRFLSSSSFDRVRNYVFSEILSVRAEEDILQNGLKWMSLLLPLQDYGYKGDLYAGVKLNMVLGKLQSWLDSSISYDEDFIDMRIQMMRFLSQLPSIQQTLPDAYDEITMRLIEENFEMANDRIDLKYYTLKSYLALTRTNVSLDVPNETLMSLLLTSSESKKTQVQNLVEGVLERVILSVKFGTKKLLEHKDSLFKLLLNSQSTIIIRLAAFYLSIVLESEKDDFVIEYQLSENGDKDKESDDNSIKKLKPTLPAPLMQVANKFSVESELESLRFLLSWLLISNYLNNVTISIRNAYLNELLSSKNFQTILFYIFDHIEMSTQFLDSLTKDSITTNDVVGIHKTEPIDTELKLLALQVYFRLLKHSGFQVQLWFQEIRDKQLQAKVQKVTTKHLSPFLINEILEKVAAEKDSIQSKQDNLTIKVNLVASEVKTMYIVDDQRLEMVIKIPKSYPLENVSIDGPSRVGVKENRWKAWLLASQKIISIQNGSVVDAIELFCKNINLHFSGFEDCAICYSILHQDMSLPSKTCQTCNNKFHAACLYKWFKSSGNSTCPLCRSGFNFKSRN; this is encoded by the coding sequence atgGAAGAAGAGTTTACCGGCAATTTAGGGTATAATGGACTTGAACTGTCATTCAATTATTTCACTTTCCCACCCGATgtttcaacaattgcaaaCTCAGAACTCGTGGTGATCTTTAAATCATTGGCTAAAAAAGATTCAAAGACAAAGGAGAAGGCTTTGAACGAACTATTAGTCTATATTGGAGAACATGACAATCAGAATTATTTTGACGACCTGGCAATTATTTGCTGGGTAAAACAGTATCCCAAAATAGCCATCGACAATGAAAAATCTGTGCGATTACTTGCACATCAGGTACAAGGTGCTTTTTTAAAAGGATTGGGCAAGGCTTACTCGCGATTCTTAAAAAGCACGATGCCAATTTGGCTTATGGGGATATACGACCAGGACAAAAGCGTACTGTCAGGTGCTTATAAACTGCTTTTGGACAGTTTTCTGGGAGACGCATCAAAGGTTGAGAAAACATGGCAAGTATTCCAAGAACCATTGGTTAATCTCATCGGTTCAGTCGTTACCGTTGAAAGCCCCGAGACTTTAGCAGATGCAAGGTATACAAGCGAATCAGATATGCAGATCAAATACGATCGAGTACTATCTGCTTCGATTTTGTTGCTTTTAAAAGTTTTGTCTGGAAAACCATCATCAGTAGATGCCATATTACAGCTGGACACGATGTGGAAGAAGCTTAGTAGTAGTGCAAGTGGCGAATCAATGAATCTATCGTTATTCCGAACTATTTTGACCTTGATTGCCAAACTTTTTACAATTCTGAGTGACAAAACAAGCTCGGATATAGATTCAGTAGCCGTTGATTCCATTGCAGATCTCAACTCGGTGTACAAAAAGGTGTGCAAGGCGATTTTGAAAGTGAAATTTGGCGCTGATGTTCAGTCGATTGTGTACTCTACCGTCATTATATCATTTTGGCATGCTCTTTTCATTCTCACTCGTTATGGTTTCGAACacaagacaaagaaaaacctTTGGGAGATTGGAAGTAAAGCATCATCTAGACTACAGGACTATATTGAACTCGGTCCATGTGATCTGGACCCAAGTTACTATACGCTAATTATAAGACTATTTACCGACATGAAGAAATATGAAATTAAAATCATCGAGGACCTTGGCACAACTTGTGTCAAGAGTTTACTCCATCCATATAACAGACTTCGTGACACATTCAAACCAGTTTGTCTTGATGCAGCTTTGCAGCTTATCGAGGTATTTGGCATTTCAAACACTTCCTTGGTCAAAGAGATTGCCAACAATGCAGTATTAGGTCTTTCCAATgccaaaagagaaaacacGAGAATCGAGTTTACAtctattttcaaaaatcaTGGTGATTTACTAACTGAAGCAATCAAATCAATTGCAGGTGATGTCACGCACCAAATTTTACATTTGAATTTAAATTCGAATACAAATGGAAACGAAAATGCAAACGGAAGTGAGATGGCTGTACCACCGTTGGAAACACCAACTTCCTTGATCATTGCATTACTTACAGTTTGTAATATTCTTAATTTAAACCAAGTAAGCAATGAACTCGTTGACGCGGTGGTTGCAAATAACAAGATCCAACAATCCAAAGTATCAACCATTGTTACAGCATATGttgaaacaaatgaaaatgttACTCCTGCAGTTGAGCAATATATCAGTAAAATTTCTGAAATCATTGGCCAAGATGCATCTGAGAACAGCATTTATTTGCTCAAGGCGACACAGCAATCTCAAAATTTAAATAATGAAAGCCAGATGACTGACTTAATTAACGAATCGTTTAATCAACTCACACTTTGTCAACCACAGTTGAGAAACAATTTCATTAGAATCATGAATGTCGACATGGATAAAGACCTGTACCCTAGAATCTATGAATATGTCAAGGAAAATACGGCGGAAAGAATTGACAACAAATATGTCGACAGAATATTTGAATTGGGAGATGAGGAAATTTTGCAGAACTTGATTAAAGATTTAAACGAATCATCGATGAGTTTATTTTTGACCAGTGCTTCGAAGCAAGAATACCTTGATCGTATTattaatttgaaaataaacaatGTTTTACACCTGGCATGGACAAACTTGCTGAAGCCATTTTTACAATCCTTGTCCAAATATGGTGATGTCTATTTTGAGTCCTTGCTCAATTTTATACGTGATAATTCATTGCAAACAAACTGGAAGAAACTTGTGGATTTGGTTGAGACAAGTCCATTTCTATATGATAGGTTTGAACAAGAACTTAGAAAGCTGATAAACAAGTTGTCTGTAAATGAAGTATCAATATCAAATGCTTTGGGACTGGCTATTTACATCAGTAAACACGGAAGTGCATCACTTGAGAAGGAacttgtttctttagcGCGGTTTGTTGTAATATTATatcaacaaagagaaaatacaCAAGAACAAGACCTGGTAGGAGAAAACTCTAGAAAATGGAGGAAATTGAGTTTGATTGCCAGTGAATACATCTCGGACTATTTATTCACACAAAGTTTGGACTttaaagatgaaaatgCTTTATTTGAAACCCTTAAATTAAGACCAGATTTCCAAATTTCACTTTGCGAGTTAGCTGAAAAATTTGTAACAATAGAAGAGGGCATGGCGAACGATTTGGATTTGTTTGAATTCTACTACGCAAGAAGTTTGGCAAAAGCAATTGAAAATGCTTGCGAAAACGCAAATTTGACAGCTTTCGAGTCCTTAAACATCAACTACCAAAAACTCGTAAAACAGCCTTTCAAATTCGTTGCCCTCGTTACCGGAACTCGTCGGTTTTTGTCATCGCTGTCTTTTGATAGAGTACGAAACTATGTGTTTTCAGAAATCTTATCAGTTCGAGCCGAAGAGgatattttgcaaaatggtTTAAAGTGGATGTCGTTACTTTTACCTCTTCAGGATTATGGATATAAGGGCGACTTGTATGCTGGAGTAAAACTAAACATGGTATTGGGAAAATTACAATCATGGCTTGATTCTTCGATAAGCTATGATGAGGACTTTATTGATATGAGAATTCAAATGATGAGGTTTTTGAGCCAGTTGCCTAGTATTCAGCAAACATTGCCTGATGCATATGATGAAATAACTATGAGGTTGATCGAGGAGAATTTTGAAATGGCAAACGATAGGATCGATCTCAAATATTACACCTTGAAATCGTATTTAGCATTGACAAGGACAAATGTGAGTTTGGATGTCCCAAACGAGACATTAATGTCTTTATTGCTCACAAGCTCTGAGCTGAAAAAGACTCAAGTTCAAAATTTGGTAGAAGGAGTTCTAGAAAGGGTGATTCTTAGTGTTAAATTTGGAACAAAGAAATTACTTGAGCATAAGGACTCACTTTTCAAGTTACTTTTGAATTCTCAATCGACAATAATTATCAGATTAGCAGCTTTTTACCTTTCGATCGTGTTGGAGAGTGAAAAAGACGATTTTGTGATTGAATATCAATTATCGGAGAATGGTGATAAGGATAAAGAGTCTGATGACAACAGcattaaaaaattgaagcCAACACTTCCAGCCCCATTGATGCAAGTAGCAAACAAGTTTAGCGTTGAGAGTGAACTTGAGAGTTTGCGTTTCCTTCTTAGCTGGCTTTTGATTTCCAATTACCTCAATAATGTTACTATATCGATTCGAAATGCGTACTTGAATGAGTTGCTTTCGAgtaaaaattttcaaacaattttgttttacatTTTTGATCATATAGAAATGAGCACTCAATTTTTGGATTCACTCACCAAAGACtcaataacaacaaatgATGTTGTCGGTATTCACAAAACTGAACCAATAGATACCGAGTTGAAGTTGCTTGCTTTGCAGGTTTATTTCCGATTGCTAAAACATTCAGGTTTTCAAGTACAGCTATGGTTCCAGGAGATCAGAGATAAACAATTGCAAGCTAAAGTACAGAAGGTTACTACAAAGCATTTGTCGCCATTTTTGATCAACgaaattttggaaaaagttGCTGCTGAGAAGGATCTGATACAAAGCAAGCAGGACAATTTAACAATCAAGGTTAATCTCGTTGCTAGTGAGGTAAAGACAATGTATATTGTAGATGATCAAAGATTGGAGATGGTGATTAAAATACCCAAGCTGTATCCACTTGAAAATGTATCCATTGATGGCCCATCAAGGGTTGGcgtgaaagaaaataggTGGAAGGCATGGTTGCTTGCCTCACAGAAAATTATCTCGATTCAAAATGGATCCGTTGTGGATGCCATTGaattgttttgcaaaaatatCAACTTGCACTTTTCTGGATTTGAAGATTGTGCAATTTGCTACTCCATTCTTCATCAAGATATGTCTTTACCATCAAAGACATGCCAAACTTGTAATAACAAGTTTCACGCTGCATGTTTGTACAAGTGGTTCAAGAGTTCAGGTAATTCTACATGCCCACTTTGTCGTTCGGGATTCAACTTCAAATCTAGAAACTAA